From Clavelina lepadiformis chromosome 9, kaClaLepa1.1, whole genome shotgun sequence, the proteins below share one genomic window:
- the LOC143471134 gene encoding uncharacterized protein LOC143471134 isoform X2: protein MEWWETVGGVKTDLTADAVNYFMKLFSSYSSPDELFHKFSCDGITCIPSLFFLPRKLSLCLTRKLFDVFLSHVTTVAHNKKGKHLTLHKLTLDEEFIIQYIGGYILQKLTKRCINPREIDLLSCLTDYSNETTNSSLISALNNNNYGHLTVPAKSLVKLLMYVERVFRKQDIKEHIMESCMSSLSVCNIKDIFENLVFDECLQKLCMKICKFYVKIRCYQKANHLNSVLHVTSDQNVSLRKSLK, encoded by the coding sequence ATGGAATGGTGGGAAACAGTGGGTGGCGTTAAAACAGATCTAACTGCAGATGCggttaactattttatgaaGCTATTTTCTTCGTACAGTTCACCGGATGAACTGTTTCATAAATTCTCCTGTGATGGAATTACGTGCATCCCATCACTATTTTTCTTGCCAAGAAAATTGTCACTATGTTTAACACGAAAACtgtttgatgtatttttatcaCACGTTACCACTgttgcacacaacaaaaagGGGAAACACTTGACATTACACAAGTTAACCCTAGACGAAGAATTCATAATTCAGTACATAGGTggttatattttgcagaaactcACTAAGCGCTGTATAAATCCGAGAGAAATAGATCTATTGTCTTGTTTAACTGATTATAGTAATGAAACCACTAATAGTTCCTTGATTTCCgctttaaataataacaattatggACATCTTACAGTTCCAGCGAAATCACTAGTGAAATTGTTGATGTATGTAGAAAGAGTCTTTAGGAAACAAGACATAAAGGAGCACATCATGGAAAGTTGCATGTCTTCTTTGAGTGTTTGTAACATAAaagatatatttgaaaatcttgtttttgatgaatgtttgcaaaaattgtgcatgaaaatatgtaaattttacgTGAAGATTAGATGCTATCAAAAAGCTAATCATTTAAATTCAGTACTGCATGTAACCTCTGATCAAAATGTAAGTCTgagaaaatcattaaaatga
- the LOC143471134 gene encoding uncharacterized protein LOC143471134 isoform X1: MDVNLKLIIEIDCDPEDDAANFICGQCLHNCTSNETLLAHQKTAHESSCNNVTREKLMEWWETVGGVKTDLTADAVNYFMKLFSSYSSPDELFHKFSCDGITCIPSLFFLPRKLSLCLTRKLFDVFLSHVTTVAHNKKGKHLTLHKLTLDEEFIIQYIGGYILQKLTKRCINPREIDLLSCLTDYSNETTNSSLISALNNNNYGHLTVPAKSLVKLLMYVERVFRKQDIKEHIMESCMSSLSVCNIKDIFENLVFDECLQKLCMKICKFYVKIRCYQKANHLNSVLHVTSDQNVSLRKSLK; the protein is encoded by the exons ATGGATGTCaatttgaagttaattattgaaatagattGTGACCCAGAAGACGATGCAGCAAACTTCAT atgtggacaatgtttgcataactgcacaagtaatgaaactttgctggctcatcaaaaaactgctcacg AATCTTCTTGCAATAATGTTACAAGAGAAAAGCTGATGGAATGGTGGGAAACAGTGGGTGGCGTTAAAACAGATCTAACTGCAGATGCggttaactattttatgaaGCTATTTTCTTCGTACAGTTCACCGGATGAACTGTTTCATAAATTCTCCTGTGATGGAATTACGTGCATCCCATCACTATTTTTCTTGCCAAGAAAATTGTCACTATGTTTAACACGAAAACtgtttgatgtatttttatcaCACGTTACCACTgttgcacacaacaaaaagGGGAAACACTTGACATTACACAAGTTAACCCTAGACGAAGAATTCATAATTCAGTACATAGGTggttatattttgcagaaactcACTAAGCGCTGTATAAATCCGAGAGAAATAGATCTATTGTCTTGTTTAACTGATTATAGTAATGAAACCACTAATAGTTCCTTGATTTCCgctttaaataataacaattatggACATCTTACAGTTCCAGCGAAATCACTAGTGAAATTGTTGATGTATGTAGAAAGAGTCTTTAGGAAACAAGACATAAAGGAGCACATCATGGAAAGTTGCATGTCTTCTTTGAGTGTTTGTAACATAAaagatatatttgaaaatcttgtttttgatgaatgtttgcaaaaattgtgcatgaaaatatgtaaattttacgTGAAGATTAGATGCTATCAAAAAGCTAATCATTTAAATTCAGTACTGCATGTAACCTCTGATCAAAATGTAAGTCTgagaaaatcattaaaatga